A region from the Neurospora crassa OR74A linkage group V, whole genome shotgun sequence genome encodes:
- a CDS encoding autophagy protein 5: MASPNPYSYSPQLPQREESPYQEDQYQSSPSFRSTPFRSSRGTGAGTGIGLGLSSGFTSSLRGGAGGPSEPRSGDGSHDDLPQRSSSSSTVIPSLPPKPKPSSIPETLWSLQIPLHITHQSHPKTPYICSVPRFSYLALLLPRLTAYYGTPCSSFHHEEVHLRNFAVGLLVDLYQPSELPWRLTVADGMEWDICDTFMNSAKEADFIRNGNAKRIMGLSKEHTTALWNAVQDNDYQAFTKINTHLLNAPTALKNVPIRIYIPSSPSPPSSDQQQPQRPGGSSSSGSYRVMQTLVPPRGPNNRTPQTLGQALKSLLPALFPSSRDPVLASVILHGAPVPFSAPLEELMRDASYPDGWLCLIVVLL, translated from the exons ATGGCATCCCCAAACCCCTACTCCTATTCCCCACAGCTTCCGCAACGGGAAGAGTCCCCCTACCAAGAAGACCAGTACCAATCATCTCCTTCGTTCCGCTCTACTCCGTTCCGATCCTCACGAGGGACCGGAGCCGGAACCGGAATCGGTCTCGGCTTGAGTTCGGGCTTCACTTCGAGTCTCCGGGGTGGAGCCGGAGGGCCATCCGAACCAAGATCCGGAGACGGCAGCCACGATGACCTTCCCCaaagatcatcatcatcatccaccgtAATCCCTTCCCTACCCCCCAAACCAAAACCAAGCTCCATCCCCGAAACCCTCTGGTCCTTACAAATCCCTCTCCACATCACACACCAGTCACATCCCAAGACGCCCTACATCTGCTCGGTGCCGCGCTTCAGCTACCTcgctctgctgctgccacgGTTGACCGCCTACTACGGTACTCCGTGCTCGAGCTTCCACCATGAGGAAGTCCATCTCCGTAACTTTGCGGTCGGGTTACTGGTGGATCTATACCAGCCAAGTGAGCTGCCATGGAGGTTGACGGTTGCTGATGGGATGGAGTGGGATATTTGTGACACCTTTATGAATAGTGCCAAGGAG GCGGATTTTATCCGAAATGGAAATGCAAAACGGATCATGGGTCTGAGTAAAGAGCATACCACAGCGTTATGGAATGCTGTGCAGGATA ATGACTACCAAGCCTTTACAAAAATAAACACCCACCTGCTCAACGCTCCCACAGCCCTCAAAAACGTTCCCATACGGATCTACATCCCttcctcaccatcaccaccttcatCAGACCAGCAACAACCCCAAAGACCCGGcggctccagctcctccggCTCTTACCGCGTCATGCAAACCCTTGTTCCTCCACGGGGTCCAAACAACC GAACACCCCAAACCCTAGGACAAGCCCTCAAGTCCCTCCTCCCTGCCCTCTTCCCTAGCAGCCGGGACCCCGTCTTAGCCAGCGTCATTTTGCACGGAGCTCCCGTGCCTTTTAGCGCGCCGCTCGAGGAGTTGATGAGGGACGCGTCGTATCCGGATGGGTGGCTTTGTTTGATTGTTGTTTTGTTGTGA